In Bacteroides coprosuis DSM 18011, the following are encoded in one genomic region:
- a CDS encoding ribulose-phosphate 3-epimerase (COGs: COG0036 Pentose-5-phosphate-3-epimerase~InterPro IPR000056~KEGG: bth:BT_3946 ribulose-phosphate 3-epimerase~PFAM: Ribulose-phosphate 3-epimerase~PRIAM: Ribulose-phosphate 3-epimerase~SPTR: Ribulose-phosphate 3-epimerase;~TIGRFAM: Ribulose-phosphate 3-epimerase~IMG reference gene:2504105780~PFAM: Ribulose-phosphate 3 epimerase family~TIGRFAM: ribulose-phosphate 3-epimerase), producing MKPLISPSILSANFANLAADMKMINESEADWVHIDIMDGVFVPNISFGFPVLKYVAELTDKPLDVHLMIVQPEKFIQEVKDLGAEIMNVHYEACPHLHRVIQQIKEAGMKPAVTINPATPVSLLKDIIKDVHMVLIMSVNPGFGGQKFIENAINKVKELKALIKESGSNAMIEVDGGVNLETGKRLIEAGADVLVAGSAIFKATDPKEMILKMKNL from the coding sequence ATGAAACCACTAATATCGCCATCTATACTATCAGCAAACTTTGCCAATTTAGCTGCTGATATGAAGATGATAAATGAATCAGAAGCAGATTGGGTACACATCGACATTATGGATGGTGTATTTGTTCCTAATATCTCTTTTGGTTTCCCTGTCCTTAAGTATGTGGCAGAACTAACAGATAAGCCTTTAGATGTACACTTAATGATTGTACAACCTGAAAAGTTTATTCAAGAGGTGAAAGATCTAGGAGCAGAAATAATGAATGTGCATTATGAAGCTTGTCCTCATCTCCATCGTGTTATTCAGCAAATTAAAGAAGCGGGGATGAAACCTGCAGTAACCATAAACCCTGCAACTCCTGTGTCTTTATTGAAAGATATCATTAAAGATGTGCATATGGTGTTAATAATGAGTGTTAACCCAGGGTTTGGGGGGCAAAAGTTTATTGAAAATGCAATTAATAAAGTGAAAGAGTTGAAAGCTTTAATTAAAGAGTCTGGTTCTAACGCCATGATTGAAGTGGATGGTGGAGTAAACCTTGAAACGGGAAAGCGTTTGATTGAAGCTGGTGCAGATGTTTTAGTAGCAGGTAGTGCTATCTTTAAAGCAACAGACCCCAAAGAGATGATTCTTAAGATGAAAAACCTATAA